The Bradysia coprophila strain Holo2 unplaced genomic scaffold, BU_Bcop_v1 contig_70, whole genome shotgun sequence genome contains a region encoding:
- the LOC119083850 gene encoding vesicle-associated membrane protein 3-like: MDSPNTSSPFSGNSSTEPNESQKNLELTKNKVDEVVDIMRQNVQKIVDRGENLAEVDNRTEALRNSAMQFQSHSQKLQQKQWWANTKMKIALGVVGVILIIIIIVWIAS, from the exons ATGGATTCACCGAATACATCGTCGCCGTTTAGTGGAAACAG TTCAACCGAACCAAACGAGTCTCAGAAGAATTTGGAGCTCACAAAGAACAAAGTCGATGAAGTAGTTGACATAATGCgacaaaatgttcaaaaaatcgtCGATCGCGGTGAAAACTTAGCGGAAGTTGATAATCGAACTGAAGCGTTAAGAAACAGTGCTATGCAGTTCCAGAGTCATTCTCAGAAATTACAACAAAAGCAATGGTGGGCcaatacgaaaatgaaaattgcattGGGTGTCGTTGGAGTAATTCTGATTATAATTATCATTG tTTGGATTGCTTCTTAG